One Setaria viridis chromosome 7, Setaria_viridis_v4.0, whole genome shotgun sequence genomic region harbors:
- the LOC117863092 gene encoding coniferyl alcohol acyltransferase, with amino-acid sequence MVNEATKEQGSHDVTVTVAPALPVQGHRLPLSNLDLLLPPLDVSLFFCYLHPAPTAAALKEALAKTLVAYYPLAGEVVANADGEPELLCSGRGVDFTVATAAGVDLREIRLGAVDESVEKLVPVKKAGGVVAVKVTKFRCGGAVVGCTFDHRVCDAYSFNMFLVAWAAAARGGPAPPAPSFRRSLAAPRDPPPRAPSTEALIDRLFSPRSAAPPPPPVAASSVNRIYRIAAADVAVLKAAAGPGRTKMEAFAAHLWRLCSRAASPRQSQCCMGVVVDGRTRMFPDGAMKAYFGNVLTIPYGVIGSEELRRMALADVADDVHRWLVEAATGDHFRGLVDWVEALRPKPAAARAYLGGTGGSEAMACIVSSGMSFPVGKADFGTGLPAFASYHFPWPAGAGYVMPMPSARGDGDWVVYVHVAPELAKVMEEEPTVFRALENSYAFQ; translated from the exons ATGGTGAACGAAGCCACCAAAGAGCAGGGCAGCCACGACGTGACCGTcacggtggcgccggcgttgcCGGTGCAGGGGCACCGCCTGCCGCTGTCCAACCTTGacctcctcctgccgccgctcGACGTCAGCCTCTTCTTCTGCTACCTCCACCCGGCGcccaccgcggcggcgctcaAGGAGGCGCTGGCCAAGACGTTGGTGGCGTACTACCCGCTGGCCGGGGAGGTGGTGGCCAACGCCGACGGCGAGCCGGAGCTCCTGTGCAGCGGCCGCGGCGTGGACTTCACGGTGGCGACCGCGGCCGGCGTCGACCTGCGGGAGATCCGGCTGGGCGCCGTGGACGAGAGCGTCGAGAAGCTGGTGCCCGTCAAGAAGGCCGGCGGTGTCGTGGCagttaag GTGACCAAGTTCAggtgcggcggcgccgtcgtcggctGCACCTTCGACCACCGCGTCTGCGACGCCTACTCCTTCAACATGTTCCTCGTCGCGTgggccgcggccgcccgcggcggccCCGCACCGCCTGCCCCGTCcttccgccgctccctcgccgccccgcgcgacccaccgccgcgcgcgccgtccaCCGAGGCCCTCATCGACCGCCTGTTCTCCCCTCGGAGCgccgcgcctcccccgccgcctgtcgccgcgaGCTCCGTCAACCGGATCTACCGCATAGCCGCCGCAGACGTCGCCGTGCTGAAGGCCGCGGCGGGCCCCGGGCGCACGAAAATGGAGGCGTTCGCGGCGCACCTGTGGCGGCTCTGCTCCAGGGCGGCGTCCCCACGCCAGAGCCAGTGCTGCATGGGCGTCGTCGTGGACGGCCGCACCCGCATGTTCCCCGACGGCGCGATGAAGGCCTACTTCGGCAACGTGCTCACCATCCCCTACGGCGTCATCGGCTCCGAAGAGCTCCGCCGCATGGCCCTCGCCGACGTGGCGGACGACGTGCACCGGTGGTTGGTGGAGGCCGCCACCGGCGATCACTTCCGCGGCCTCGTGGACTGGGTGGAGGCGCTGCGGCccaagccggcggcggcgagggcgtaCCTGGGAGGCACCGGCGGGAGCGAGGCGATGGCGTGCATCGTGTCGTCCGGGATGAGCTTCCCCGTGGGGAAGGCGGACTTCGGGACGGGGCTCCCGGCGTTCGCGTCGTACCACTTCCCGTGGCCCGCCGGCGCTGGGTACGTGATGCCGATGCCGAGtgcgcgcggcgacggcgactggGTGGTGTACGTGCACGTGGCGCCGGAGCTGGCCaaggtgatggaggaggagccCACCGTGTTCCGAGCCCTGGAGAACAGCTACGCGTTTCAGTGA
- the LOC117863032 gene encoding coniferyl alcohol acyltransferase, giving the protein MVKEGTTDGSGARRGHGGEVTITAVTTVAPALPVQEHRLALSNLDLILPPIDVGVFFCYADPGGSSGAATVLKAALAKTLVAYYPLAGEVVANAAGEPELLCSGRGVDVAEASAGDGTDMRDLRLGLPDESVEQLVPKKKAGVMAVQVTKFGCGGIVVGCTFDHRVCDAYSFNMFLVAWAAAARGGPAPPAPSFRRSFLAPRHPAPPCTGTLADRLFVPVSLAPALPDTAAANRIYRVSAADVAALQAAAGPGRTKLEAFTAHLWGLHARAASRRRIGSCCMGVVVDGRTRLRGGDGAMGTYFGNVLSIPYGVMGAGALRGAALADVAGDVHRWVAEAATGEHFRELVDWVEARRPEPTVARAYLGRGEGGEGATACVVSSGMRLPIGEVDFGWGRPAFASYHFPWPGGAGYVMPMPSARGDGDWVVYVHVAPEVVEAMEEEPTVFRALDSGYMFG; this is encoded by the exons ATGGTCAAGGAAGGGACCACCGACGGCAGCGGTGCCCggcgcgggcacggcggcgaggTGACGATCACGGCCGTGACGACGGTAGCGCCGGCGCTGCCGGTGCAGGAGCACCGCCTGGCGCTGTCGAACCTGGACCTCATCCTGCCGCCCATCGACGTCGGCGTCTTCTTCTGCTACGCGGAccccggcggcagcagcggcgccgccaccgtgctCAAGGCGGCGCTGGCCAAGACGCTGGTGGCGTACTACCCGCTGGCCGGGGAGGTGGTGGCCAACGCGGCGGGCGAGCCGGAGCTGCTGTGCAGCGGCCGCGGGGTGGACGTCGCGGAGGCCAGCGCCGGCGACGGCACCGACATGCGGGACCTGCGGCTTGGCCTGCCCGACGAGAGCGTCGAGCAGCTCGTGCCCAAGAAGAAGGCCGGCGTCATGGCCGTGCAG GTGACCAAGTTCGGGTGCGGCGGCATCGTCGTCGGCTGCACCTTCGACCACCGCGTCTGCGACGCCTACTCCTTCAACATGTTCCTCGTCGCGTGGGCCGCGGCCGCCCGGGGCGGCCCCGCACCGCCGGCCCCGTCCTTCCGCCGCTCATTCCTGGCGCCTCGTCACCCAGCGCCACCGTGCACGGGCACCCTCGCCGACCGCCTCTTCGTCCCAGTCAGCCTCGCGCCGGCCCTGccggacaccgccgccgccaaccgcaTCTACCGCGTGTCCGCCGCAGACGTGGCGGCGCTGCAggccgcggcggggccggggcgcaCGAAGCTGGAGGCGTTCACGGCGCACCTGTGGGGGCTCCACGCCCGTGCGGCCTCGCGCCGCCGGATCGGGTCGTGCTGCATGGGCGTGGTCGTCGACGGGCGCacccgcctccgcggcggcgacggcgccatgGGCACCTACTTCGGCAACGTGCTGAGCATCCCCTACGGCGTCAtgggcgccggcgccctccgcggcgcggcgctggcCGACGTGGCGGGCGACGTGCACCGGTGGGTGGCGGAGGCCGCGACGGGGGAGCACTTCCGCGAGCTGGTGGACTgggtggaggcgcggcggcccgAGCCGACGGTGGCGAGGGCGTACCTgggccgcggcgagggcggcgagggcgcgacgGCGTGCGTGGTGTCGTCGGGGATGCGGCTCCCCATCGGTGAGGTGGACTTCGGGTGGGGCCGGCCGGCGTTCGCGTCGTACCACTTCCCGtggcccggcggcgccgggtacGTGATGCCGATGCCAAGCGCGCGCGGGGACGGCGACTGGGTGGTGTACGTGcacgtggcgccggaggtggtggaggccatggaggaggagccGACGGTGTTCAGGGCGCTGGACAGTGGCTACATGTTCGGGTGA